TATTTTTGACCGGGTGATTGATACCACGGTGTCCGTTATGCAATTTACTTGTACGGATACCATTAGCTAACGCTAAAATCTGGTGACCTAAACAGATCCCAAACATCGGCTTGTTTGCGTTCAAAATAGATTTTACAGTTTCGATAGCGTAATCCATTGGTGCTGGATCACCGGGGCCATTTGAAATAAAGTAACCGTCAGGGTTCCATTTTTCCATTTCTTCAAATGTTGTCTTAGCCGGGAAAACCTTTGTATAAACGTCACGTGCCTCAAAATTGCGCAGGATATTTTTCTTGATCCCTAAATCCAATACTGCAACACGTAAAGATGCATTTTCATTTCCGAAGAAATAAGGCTCAGTAGTCGTTACCTTAGAAGATAGCTCAAGACCATCCATCGAAGGAACTTTTGCCAACTGGCTCTTTAATTCTTCAACGTCTAGCGTTTCTGAAGAAATGATTGCATTCATAGCTCCTTTATCACGGATATGTCTTACCAATGAACGTGTATCCACATCGGAAATACCCACCAAATTTCCTTCTTCAAAATAGCTTTGAATAGACTCATCAGCCATTTTACGGCTATAGTTGATGTTGTAGTTTTTACAAACCAAGCCCGCAATCTGAATTTGATTTGATTCGGTATCATCCTCATCAATACCATAGTTACCAATATGTGCATTGGTTGTTACCATGATTTGTCCAAAATAAGATGGATCTGTAAAAATCTCTTGATAACCGGTTGTTCCTGTATTAAAACAGATCTCACCAGTAGTCGTACCAATTTTACCAGCGGCTTTACCGTGATAAACTGTACCATCTTCTAAAACTAAAATTGCAGGCAATTTGCTGTAGTTGGTCATTATCGATGTAATATTATAAAATGTGTATCTCTTCTGTTCTGAATCCTAAAGCCTTCCCTATTGGATATAAAAAAAGCCCTCAAATGGGCTAAAATATTAATTAACAATGCATTACCACGATTGACAAACCGTTTCCTAAGGCACCTACCAATAAAGACTCTACTTTAATTTTCACGGGAGACAAAGTTACGACATATCAGTTAAAAGTGAAAAACATTTTTCAATTATTTTACATCGGACCAGTTTGTCTATGTATAAATCGCCAAAAGTCTCTTAAAATCAAAAAGATGAATACAGGAACGAGCCCAAAAATCATTGGATTTGCAGACCAGGCGTCCCCCCATTGCATTTGTAACAAGGCAATAAAAGCAGTTGTCATTCCGCAACCCGGGCATTCATATCCTGAGATTGCCTTCCAAAGACAAGGAACAAGGATATGAATATCCGTCAGCATGTATAATGCGATAGCGACACCAAAATACCCTATCACAATGGTATAAATCCAATGCAATTGCAGGTATTTCAGCAGCAGATAAACCATTAGTTATTATTTAGCGGGCTTTTGATATATTGACCATCATTATCCTTGTATTTCCCCACAATGATCATGATCAGATCTATAAGCGACCAGATCCCACATCCACCCAGAGTAACTAATTGGAGAACCGCCGTTCCGATCTGCCCCAAATAGAAACGATGTCCACCGAAGGGGCCTAGAAAGAAACAAAATAACAAAGCGGGCAACCAGCGATCATCCTGGATACTGCGATTCTGCTGGAAAGGTTGGTTCGCGTAGAATATAGGCTGTTTCGCGCCACAGAGAGGACAAGCCTCAGCTTTGACATTAATTACCTGACCACATTCCACACAATATTTTTCATCTTCTGTTTTCATTTAGATTTAGTTTGGCGATGGAACTAAAAATCAGTATCCATCAGGGATTAAATAATAGGTTGAAAT
The window above is part of the Sphingobacterium sp. ML3W genome. Proteins encoded here:
- the carA gene encoding glutamine-hydrolyzing carbamoyl-phosphate synthase small subunit; the protein is MTNYSKLPAILVLEDGTVYHGKAAGKIGTTTGEICFNTGTTGYQEIFTDPSYFGQIMVTTNAHIGNYGIDEDDTESNQIQIAGLVCKNYNINYSRKMADESIQSYFEEGNLVGISDVDTRSLVRHIRDKGAMNAIISSETLDVEELKSQLAKVPSMDGLELSSKVTTTEPYFFGNENASLRVAVLDLGIKKNILRNFEARDVYTKVFPAKTTFEEMEKWNPDGYFISNGPGDPAPMDYAIETVKSILNANKPMFGICLGHQILALANGIRTSKLHNGHRGINHPVKNIIANRCEITSQNHGFGVVAEDIKNSENVEITHVNLNDQSIEGIRIKGQKAFSVQYHPESSPGPHDSRYLFDDFVAMIKN
- a CDS encoding DUF2752 domain-containing protein, whose translation is MVYLLLKYLQLHWIYTIVIGYFGVAIALYMLTDIHILVPCLWKAISGYECPGCGMTTAFIALLQMQWGDAWSANPMIFGLVPVFIFLILRDFWRFIHRQTGPM
- a CDS encoding TM2 domain-containing protein yields the protein MKTEDEKYCVECGQVINVKAEACPLCGAKQPIFYANQPFQQNRSIQDDRWLPALLFCFFLGPFGGHRFYLGQIGTAVLQLVTLGGCGIWSLIDLIMIIVGKYKDNDGQYIKSPLNNN